Proteins found in one Nostoc sp. NIES-3756 genomic segment:
- a CDS encoding aliphatic sulfonate ABC transporter substrate-binding protein, giving the protein MIKRRRFLNVAASSVGGFSLAYLLGSCSNQGQQSSSTFDPNAIKVKVLRMGYQSAGDLFRNRQVLEKRLEPLGIKVEWAQFVQGPQLMEGMAAGKIDVGSVGETPPIFAQVAGSKLVYVVGTQRTATTGRSSVIAVPPESTLRKFEEIKGQEIYFQKGSASHYFILRALQSIGLTIKDIKIRSMPTIEARGAFLEGRIPVWMTGDPHYAIAEKMGRIRVLRDSVGLDSPGGYYIADRKFAEENPGLLKILIEELHGLDKWAEAHRDEVKKLMISEQKLDPDVADRVMSRRTFAGRRGLSPALIAEQQRVADLFFETGVIPKKIDIKDFLLPPDLYAAITPTEIMV; this is encoded by the coding sequence ATGATTAAACGCCGTCGTTTTCTCAATGTAGCTGCATCCAGTGTGGGTGGTTTTTCTCTGGCATACTTGTTAGGAAGCTGTAGTAACCAAGGGCAACAAAGTTCATCCACGTTTGACCCTAATGCGATAAAAGTTAAAGTTCTCCGTATGGGATATCAGAGTGCGGGGGATCTTTTCCGTAATCGACAAGTTTTAGAAAAACGCTTAGAACCATTGGGAATTAAGGTGGAATGGGCGCAATTTGTCCAAGGCCCTCAACTTATGGAAGGGATGGCAGCTGGTAAAATTGACGTAGGATCGGTGGGAGAAACGCCGCCAATTTTTGCACAAGTTGCTGGGTCAAAGCTTGTTTATGTTGTTGGTACACAAAGAACCGCAACAACAGGTAGAAGTAGTGTAATCGCTGTACCACCAGAATCTACTCTGAGAAAGTTTGAGGAAATTAAAGGGCAAGAAATTTATTTTCAAAAAGGCTCGGCATCACACTATTTTATTCTCAGGGCTTTACAGTCAATCGGCTTGACTATCAAAGATATCAAAATCAGAAGTATGCCGACCATTGAGGCGCGGGGAGCTTTTCTGGAAGGGAGGATTCCTGTGTGGATGACGGGTGATCCTCATTATGCGATCGCCGAAAAAATGGGGCGTATTCGTGTCCTGAGAGATTCTGTAGGGCTAGATTCTCCTGGCGGATATTACATTGCAGATAGGAAGTTTGCCGAAGAAAATCCAGGCTTACTCAAAATTCTTATTGAAGAACTTCATGGTCTTGATAAATGGGCAGAAGCCCATCGAGATGAAGTCAAAAAGTTGATGATTTCCGAACAAAAACTTGATCCAGATGTAGCCGACAGAGTAATGTCTCGACGTACATTTGCAGGACGTAGAGGTCTTAGCCCTGCATTGATTGCAGAACAACAAAGGGTTGCAGATTTATTCTTTGAAACTGGTGTTATACCCAAGAAAATTGACATTAAAGATTTCTTACTTCCACCTGATTTATATGCTGCAATCACACCAACAGAAATCATGGTTTAA
- a CDS encoding hybrid sensor histidine kinase/response regulator, with product MATEQLTRETDELDLKQLLKTLTAVKKGDFSARMPLEQTGLAGKISDTLNEIIDQNERMAAELKRISNVVGKEGKITERASLGNVRGGWTECVNSVNTLITDLVQPTAETTRVIRAVANGDLSQTIATEIDGRPLKGEFRQTANIVNTMVTRLSSFAGEVTRVAREVGTEGKLGVQAQVQGVAGTWKDLTDNVNLMAGNLTGQVRNIAEVATAIANGDLSKKITVDVKGEILELKNTVNTMVDQLNSFASEVTRVAREVGTEGKLGVQAEVRGVAGTWKDLTDNVNLMAGNLTAQVRNIAEVTTAVANGDLSKKITVDVKGEILELKNTVNIMVDQLNSFASEVTRVAREVGAEGKLGGQAEVRGVAGTWKDLTDSVNFMAGSLTAQVRNIAEVTTAVANGDLSKKITVDVKGEILELKNTINTMVDQLNSFASEVTRVAREVGTEGKLGVQAEVRGVAGTWKDLTDNVNLMAGNLTGQVRNIAEVATAIANGDLSKKITVDVKGEIFELKNTINIMVDQLSSFASEVTRVAREVGSEGKLGVQADVRGVAGTWKDLTDSVNFMAGSLTAQVRNIAEVTTAVATGDLSKKITVDVKGEILELKNTINTMVDQLNSFASEVTRVAREVGSEGKLGVQAEVRGVAGTWKDLTDSVNFMAGSLTAQVRNIAEVTTAVANGDLSKKITVDVKGEILELKNTINTMVDQLSSFASEVTRVAREVGTEGKLGVQAEVRGVAGTWKDLTGAVNMMAGNLTDQVRNIAEVATAIANGDLSKKITVQVKGEILELKNTINIMVDQLNSFASEVTRVAREVGSEGKLGVQADVKGVAGTWKDLTDSVNFMAGSLTAQVRNIAAVTTAVANGDLSKKISVDVKGEILELKNTVNTMVDQLNSFASEVTRVAREVGTEGKLGVQAEVKGVAGTWKDLTDSVNFMAGSLTAQVRNIAEVTTAVANGDLSKKITVDVKGEILELKNTINTMVDQLNSFASEVTRVAREVGTEGKLGVQAYVRGVAGTWKDLTDNVNSMAGNLTAQVRNIAEVTKAVANGDLSKKITVDVKGEILDLKNTINTMVDQLSSFASEVTRVAREVGTEGKLGGQAVVQGVAGTWKDLTDNVNSMAGNLTAQVRGIARVVTAVANGDLKRKLMLDAKGEIETLAETINEMIDTLATFANQVTTVAREVGIEGKLGGQAKVPGAAGTWKDLTDNVNELAATLTTQLRAIAEVATAVTKGDLTRSIAVAAEGEVAILKDNINQMIANLRETTQKNTEQDWLKTNLAKFTRMLQGQRDLETVSKLILSELAPLVGAQHGVFYLMEGAENQNYLKLLSTYAYRERKHLANRFQLGEGLVGQCALEKERILLTEVPTDYVKISSGLGESNPLNAVVLPVLFEGQVTAVIELASFRRFSEIHLTFFDQLTESIAIVLNTIAASMRTEELLKQSQSLAEELQTQQNELRETNKRLEQQAQSLKASEDLLRGQQDELQQTNAELEEKAELLALQKKEVERKNREIEQARRSLEEKAEQLALSSKYKSEFLANMSHELRTPLNSLLILAKLLTDNFDGNLTAKQVEYSQTIYSAGNELLALINDILDLAKIESGTMSIHSTPMLLSEFTEQIERSFGQIAHNKGLAFGIELAPDLPRNINTDVKRLQQVLKNLLSNAFKFTDSGEVCLRVEVAKHGWSLSQQTLNRAQTVIAFAVRDTGIGIALDKQKIIFEAFQQADGTTSRKYGGTGLGLSISREIAHLLGGEIKLTSSPGQGSTFTFYLPILNSDVVSSPIPNPQSLLPSTQSSPVIDDRASITTTSSDNNILLIIEDDVNFARILIDMARQHGFQVISAQTGTSGLQLAREFLPMAILLDIRLPEMDGWTVLDRLKHDPTTRHIPVHIMTVEEGRQRGLQLGAIAYLQKPVTSEAISEALDRIRGFVERRVKSLLVVEDNDLQRQSIVELIGNSDVATVAVGTGAAAIEAIRTQQFDCLVLDLGLPDMTGFELIEYIKLEPNGVTLPIIVYTGAEISKTQETELRRMAETIIVKDVRSPERLLDETALFLHRVQANLPTPKREILEQLHSQDYSLAGKKVLIIDDDVRNIFALTSMLERHQMVVVYAENGREGINLLETTSDIDVVLMDVMMPEMDGYETTQLIRQRQQFRDLPIIALTAKAMQGDRDQCIAAGASDYIAKPVDTEQLLSLLRVWLYR from the coding sequence ATGGCAACCGAACAATTAACCAGAGAAACCGATGAACTCGATTTAAAACAGCTGTTAAAAACATTAACTGCTGTAAAAAAGGGTGATTTTTCTGCTCGGATGCCTCTTGAACAGACAGGTCTAGCAGGTAAAATATCCGATACGCTCAACGAGATTATTGACCAGAATGAGCGGATGGCAGCAGAGCTTAAGCGCATTAGTAACGTTGTCGGCAAAGAAGGAAAAATTACTGAACGCGCTTCTTTAGGAAATGTGCGCGGCGGATGGACAGAGTGTGTCAACTCTGTCAATACCCTAATTACAGATTTAGTCCAGCCAACGGCAGAAACTACGCGGGTAATTCGGGCTGTAGCTAATGGAGATTTATCGCAAACTATCGCCACAGAAATCGATGGTAGACCCCTCAAGGGAGAGTTCCGGCAAACAGCCAACATTGTTAATACGATGGTGACGAGGTTGAGTTCCTTCGCTGGTGAGGTGACGCGGGTTGCCAGGGAAGTGGGGACAGAAGGGAAGTTAGGTGTCCAAGCCCAAGTCCAAGGCGTGGCGGGTACGTGGAAGGATTTGACAGATAATGTCAACTTGATGGCGGGGAACCTCACAGGACAGGTAAGAAATATTGCCGAAGTTGCAACGGCGATCGCTAACGGTGACTTATCGAAGAAAATTACTGTAGATGTAAAAGGGGAAATTCTGGAGTTGAAAAACACCGTCAATACAATGGTGGATCAACTTAATTCTTTTGCATCAGAAGTAACAAGAGTGGCGCGGGAAGTAGGAACAGAAGGAAAGTTGGGCGTACAAGCAGAAGTGCGCGGCGTAGCGGGTACATGGAAGGATTTGACAGATAATGTCAACTTGATGGCGGGGAACCTCACAGCCCAGGTAAGAAATATTGCGGAAGTAACGACGGCGGTAGCGAATGGTGACTTGTCCAAAAAAATTACTGTGGATGTGAAGGGTGAGATTCTAGAGTTGAAAAACACCGTCAACATCATGGTGGATCAACTTAATTCCTTTGCATCAGAAGTAACTAGGGTGGCGCGTGAGGTAGGTGCAGAAGGAAAATTAGGCGGTCAAGCAGAAGTCCGAGGCGTGGCGGGTACGTGGAAGGATTTGACCGACTCGGTGAACTTCATGGCGGGGAGTTTGACAGCCCAGGTAAGAAATATTGCCGAAGTGACGACGGCGGTAGCGAATGGCGACTTGTCGAAGAAAATCACCGTGGATGTGAAGGGTGAAATTCTGGAGTTGAAGAACACTATTAATACAATGGTGGATCAACTCAACTCCTTTGCCTCTGAGGTAACGCGGGTAGCGCGAGAGGTGGGAACCGAAGGGAAGTTAGGCGTACAAGCAGAAGTGCGAGGCGTGGCGGGTACGTGGAAAGACTTGACAGATAATGTGAACCTGATGGCGGGAAACCTGACAGGACAGGTAAGAAATATTGCGGAAGTTGCAACAGCGATCGCCAATGGTGACTTATCGAAGAAAATTACTGTGGATGTGAAGGGTGAAATCTTCGAGTTGAAAAACACGATCAATATCATGGTGGATCAACTCAGTTCCTTTGCATCTGAGGTAACGCGGGTTGCAAGGGAAGTAGGTAGTGAAGGAAAGTTAGGTGTACAAGCCGATGTGCGCGGTGTGGCGGGTACGTGGAAGGACTTGACCGACTCGGTGAACTTCATGGCGGGTAGTTTAACAGCCCAGGTAAGAAACATTGCCGAAGTGACGACGGCGGTGGCGACTGGTGACTTATCGAAGAAAATCACCGTGGATGTGAAGGGTGAAATCTTAGAGTTGAAAAATACGATTAATACAATGGTGGATCAACTTAACTCCTTTGCATCCGAAGTTACCAGGGTAGCGCGAGAGGTAGGTAGTGAAGGGAAGTTAGGCGTACAAGCAGAAGTGCGCGGCGTGGCGGGTACGTGGAAGGATTTGACCGACTCTGTAAACTTCATGGCGGGAAGTTTGACAGCCCAGGTAAGAAATATTGCGGAAGTGACGACGGCGGTGGCGAATGGCGACTTGTCGAAGAAAATCACCGTGGATGTGAAGGGTGAAATTCTGGAGTTGAAAAACACGATCAATACAATGGTGGATCAACTCAGTTCCTTTGCATCGGAAGTAACCAGAGTAGCGCGCGAGGTGGGAACCGAAGGGAAGTTAGGCGTACAAGCAGAAGTGCGCGGCGTAGCGGGTACGTGGAAAGACCTAACCGGCGCGGTGAATATGATGGCGGGGAACCTCACCGACCAGGTAAGAAATATTGCCGAAGTTGCAACTGCGATCGCCAACGGTGACTTATCGAAGAAAATTACAGTACAAGTCAAAGGCGAAATTTTAGAGTTGAAAAACACGATCAATATCATGGTGGATCAACTCAACTCCTTCGCCTCTGAGGTAACTAGGGTAGCGAGGGAAGTAGGTAGCGAAGGGAAGTTAGGTGTACAAGCTGATGTGAAGGGTGTGGCGGGTACGTGGAAAGACTTAACCGACTCTGTGAACTTCATGGCGGGAAGTTTAACAGCCCAGGTGCGGAACATTGCGGCGGTGACGACGGCGGTGGCGAATGGGGACTTGTCGAAGAAAATTTCCGTGGATGTGAAGGGTGAGATTTTGGAGTTGAAAAACACCGTCAATACAATGGTGGATCAACTCAACTCCTTTGCATCTGAGGTAACGCGGGTAGCGCGGGAGGTGGGAACCGAAGGGAAGTTAGGCGTACAAGCAGAAGTGAAGGGTGTAGCGGGTACGTGGAAAGACTTGACCGACTCTGTGAACTTCATGGCGGGAAGTTTGACAGCCCAGGTGCGGAACATCGCCGAAGTGACGACGGCGGTGGCGAATGGGGACTTGTCGAAGAAGATTACCGTGGATGTGAAGGGTGAAATTCTGGAGTTGAAAAACACGATTAATACAATGGTGGATCAGCTCAACTCCTTTGCATCTGAGGTAACGCGGGTAGCGCGGGAGGTGGGAACCGAAGGGAAGTTGGGTGTACAAGCCTACGTCCGGGGCGTGGCGGGTACGTGGAAGGACTTGACCGACAATGTGAACTCGATGGCGGGGAACCTCACAGCCCAGGTAAGAAATATTGCCGAAGTAACGAAGGCGGTGGCGAATGGCGACTTGTCGAAGAAAATCACCGTGGATGTGAAAGGTGAAATTCTCGACTTGAAGAACACGATCAATACAATGGTGGATCAACTTAGTTCCTTCGCCTCGGAAGTAACGCGGGTAGCGCGGGAGGTAGGAACCGAAGGAAAGTTAGGCGGACAAGCTGTCGTGCAAGGTGTGGCGGGGACGTGGAAAGATTTAACCGACAACGTGAACTCGATGGCGGGGAACTTAACAGCCCAGGTGCGAGGTATCGCCAGAGTCGTGACGGCGGTAGCGAATGGTGACTTGAAACGCAAACTAATGTTAGATGCTAAGGGAGAAATCGAAACCCTAGCAGAAACCATCAACGAAATGATTGATACCCTAGCCACCTTTGCCAATCAGGTAACTACAGTGGCGCGGGAAGTGGGTATCGAAGGGAAGTTAGGCGGTCAAGCGAAGGTTCCGGGGGCGGCGGGAACCTGGAAAGACCTCACCGACAACGTAAACGAACTAGCCGCAACATTAACTACCCAGTTACGCGCGATCGCTGAAGTAGCTACAGCCGTAACCAAGGGTGATTTAACCCGTTCCATCGCCGTAGCCGCCGAAGGGGAAGTGGCAATCCTTAAAGACAACATCAACCAGATGATTGCCAACCTGAGAGAAACTACCCAGAAAAACACCGAACAAGACTGGTTGAAGACCAACCTCGCCAAGTTCACCAGAATGCTGCAAGGCCAGCGCGACTTAGAAACCGTATCCAAACTCATCCTCTCAGAACTCGCCCCACTAGTAGGCGCGCAACATGGCGTATTCTACTTAATGGAAGGTGCAGAAAATCAAAATTACCTCAAACTCCTCAGTACCTACGCCTACCGTGAACGCAAACATCTAGCCAACCGCTTCCAGTTGGGTGAGGGTTTGGTAGGACAATGTGCTTTAGAAAAAGAGCGGATTTTATTAACGGAAGTACCAACTGATTATGTGAAAATTAGCTCTGGTTTAGGCGAATCTAATCCCCTCAATGCAGTCGTGCTACCAGTTCTATTTGAAGGACAGGTAACGGCAGTCATTGAACTCGCCTCCTTCCGCCGCTTTAGCGAAATTCACCTGACATTCTTCGACCAACTCACCGAAAGTATTGCGATCGTTCTCAACACCATCGCCGCCTCGATGCGTACCGAAGAATTACTCAAACAATCCCAATCCCTAGCCGAAGAACTACAAACCCAACAAAACGAACTGCGGGAAACGAACAAGCGCCTAGAACAACAAGCCCAATCCCTCAAAGCCTCGGAAGATTTACTCCGAGGACAACAAGACGAGTTACAGCAAACCAACGCCGAACTAGAAGAAAAGGCAGAACTGTTAGCCCTCCAGAAAAAAGAAGTAGAACGGAAGAACCGAGAAATCGAACAAGCCAGACGTTCTTTAGAGGAGAAAGCCGAACAATTAGCTCTCTCATCCAAATATAAATCCGAGTTCTTGGCGAATATGTCCCATGAACTGCGGACACCCTTAAATAGCTTGTTGATTTTGGCGAAATTATTAACAGATAACTTTGATGGTAATCTCACTGCCAAACAAGTCGAATATAGCCAAACAATTTACTCAGCTGGTAACGAACTGTTGGCATTAATTAACGATATTTTGGACTTAGCCAAAATTGAATCGGGAACGATGTCAATTCATTCAACCCCGATGCTGTTATCAGAATTTACTGAACAGATTGAGCGTAGTTTTGGGCAAATCGCTCACAATAAAGGGCTAGCTTTTGGCATTGAATTAGCACCTGATCTGCCCAGAAACATCAATACCGATGTCAAACGCTTACAACAAGTCCTCAAGAATCTCCTCTCCAACGCCTTTAAATTTACAGATAGCGGGGAAGTCTGCTTGCGAGTTGAAGTTGCCAAACACGGATGGAGTCTCAGCCAACAAACCTTAAACCGCGCCCAAACCGTCATCGCCTTTGCCGTCCGTGATACTGGTATTGGTATTGCCCTCGACAAGCAAAAAATTATCTTTGAGGCATTCCAGCAAGCTGACGGTACTACTAGCCGCAAATACGGCGGTACAGGATTAGGCTTATCTATTAGTAGAGAAATTGCTCACCTTCTGGGTGGTGAAATTAAACTTACAAGCAGTCCAGGTCAAGGTAGTACATTTACCTTCTACCTCCCCATACTAAATTCTGATGTAGTATCATCCCCAATTCCTAATCCCCAATCCCTACTCCCTAGTACCCAGTCCTCACCCGTAATTGACGATCGCGCCAGTATCACTACTACATCATCAGATAATAATATCCTGCTCATTATCGAGGATGACGTTAATTTTGCCCGGATATTAATAGATATGGCACGCCAGCACGGATTCCAGGTAATTAGCGCCCAAACCGGCACATCTGGTCTGCAACTAGCCAGAGAATTTCTGCCAATGGCAATATTACTAGACATCCGCCTTCCCGAAATGGACGGTTGGACAGTGCTAGACCGCCTCAAACACGACCCCACAACCCGCCATATACCCGTACACATCATGACCGTGGAGGAAGGACGGCAAAGGGGTTTACAATTAGGTGCGATCGCCTACTTACAAAAACCAGTCACCAGCGAAGCTATATCGGAAGCCCTAGATAGAATTAGAGGTTTCGTAGAACGCCGAGTCAAGAGTCTACTGGTAGTTGAAGATAACGACCTGCAACGCCAAAGCATTGTCGAACTCATCGGTAATAGTGATGTCGCCACCGTTGCCGTAGGTACAGGTGCAGCAGCCATCGAAGCTATTCGCACTCAGCAGTTCGATTGCCTAGTCCTCGATTTAGGTTTACCTGATATGACAGGCTTTGAACTCATCGAGTATATTAAGCTAGAACCCAACGGCGTAACTCTACCCATCATCGTTTACACCGGCGCAGAAATCAGTAAAACCCAAGAAACAGAACTGCGACGCATGGCGGAAACCATCATCGTCAAAGATGTGCGATCGCCCGAACGCCTTCTTGATGAAACCGCCCTGTTCCTCCACCGCGTCCAGGCAAACTTACCTACACCCAAACGCGAAATTCTGGAACAATTGCATTCTCAAGATTACTCCCTAGCTGGTAAAAAAGTCCTGATTATCGACGATGATGTGCGTAACATCTTCGCCCTCACCAGTATGCTAGAACGCCATCAAATGGTGGTGGTATACGCTGAAAACGGTAGGGAAGGGATTAACCTGTTAGAAACTACATCCGATATTGATGTGGTGTTGATGGATGTGATGATGCCAGAAATGGATGGCTACGAAACCACCCAACTAATTCGCCAACGACAGCAATTTAGGGATTTACCTATTATTGCCCTCACCGCCAAAGCCATGCAAGGCGATCGCGACCAGTGCATAGCCGCCGGCGCATCCGACTACATCGCCAAACCAGTAGATACAGAACAGTTATTGTCTCTGTTGCGGGTTTGGTTGTATCGGTAG
- a CDS encoding DUF928 domain-containing protein, giving the protein MKCIKLPLSLSVAALFIPLNCLPLFAATVHKESWQISQAFKPPKRQGPPVSAGGSTRGSSSCITENKSITPLIPTNKLGLTFSERPTLFWFIPQNSAKMANLALVTYPEKKLFYETTLTLPNKPGIIGYTLPTNSPALVTGKTYRWYLMLICNQQDFSSNPTVDGWVERIQPDSSTSQVVAKANVRNLPSIYAEAGIWYEALASLVQLRRSEPKNLTHILNWRQFLQSVKLNAIASEPLTDCCQSETANKI; this is encoded by the coding sequence ATGAAGTGTATTAAACTTCCTCTATCTTTATCTGTTGCCGCCTTGTTTATACCGTTGAATTGCCTCCCGCTTTTTGCGGCAACGGTACACAAAGAAAGTTGGCAGATCAGCCAAGCATTTAAGCCACCAAAACGACAAGGCCCTCCTGTCAGTGCGGGTGGATCTACTCGTGGTTCTTCTTCTTGTATCACTGAAAATAAATCTATAACTCCCTTAATACCTACAAATAAACTAGGATTAACGTTTTCTGAACGCCCGACATTGTTTTGGTTTATACCACAAAATTCAGCAAAAATGGCTAATTTGGCACTGGTAACTTATCCAGAAAAAAAGCTATTTTATGAAACAACTCTCACCCTACCCAATAAACCGGGAATCATTGGCTACACTTTACCTACAAATTCCCCTGCCCTAGTCACAGGTAAGACTTACCGTTGGTATCTGATGCTGATTTGTAATCAGCAAGATTTTAGCAGTAATCCTACAGTTGATGGTTGGGTAGAACGGATTCAACCTGATTCATCAACATCACAGGTAGTAGCAAAAGCCAATGTGCGTAACTTACCTTCCATTTATGCAGAGGCGGGAATTTGGTATGAGGCGTTGGCTAGTTTGGTACAGTTACGCCGTAGTGAACCAAAAAATTTAACTCATATATTGAACTGGCGGCAATTTTTACAATCGGTGAAGTTAAATGCGATCGCCTCTGAACCATTAACCGATTGCTGTCAATCTGAAACTGCCAATAAAATATGA
- a CDS encoding ABC transporter ATP-binding protein, which translates to MLKKVRLSKSFQRAASAPNLPNTPFRFVCYFVNQFRWWYLAMVVFEAIHAICGIMLPYAIGEIIRSVTRSTGDNKLIFDTVSQPLMLFTALSIGEVVFGRSAGLIQTILHPIHRQHIVRSLYAYLQHHSHRYLSSSFAGALAHRIGETSLGVTQTMQMLITEFMSVIIVYIVTTILLYRTYPPLAAFVGIWAVLFISISFWLATRCRIYSRKAAAARSETTGIIVDAVTNLSSSRLFARLGFERRYLNEQLRDELKEVRKSNWYSERIRWFQFISAAILKIGTLYYSLSLWSQGLIATADFVVATSLSLLIISEARNLSRRFIEVFEHIGNIANGVYTIVQPHELIDREGAIAHSITQGKIEFRQVNFSYSSEKNVFNNLSITIKPGERVGLVGFSGSGKSTFVNLILRIFDPQSGQILIDGVDIQDMTQDALHAQISLIPQDPSLFHRTLMENIRYGRIDATDEEVIKAARKAHAHDFIAQMREGYNSLVGERGVKLSGGQRQRIAIARVILKDAPILILDEATSSLDSITEKAIQDTLDVVMDGKTVIVVAHRLSTIAHLDRILVFDQGRIVEDGSHEKLLARGGAYYRLWKMQAGGFLPVAAGGGE; encoded by the coding sequence ATGTTAAAAAAGGTCAGGCTTTCTAAATCTTTTCAGCGTGCTGCTAGTGCGCCAAACTTACCGAATACTCCATTTCGGTTTGTTTGTTATTTCGTGAACCAGTTTCGCTGGTGGTACTTAGCAATGGTTGTCTTTGAGGCAATACACGCAATCTGTGGGATCATGTTGCCCTATGCTATTGGTGAGATTATCCGCAGTGTAACGCGCTCAACAGGTGACAATAAGCTAATTTTTGATACCGTCAGCCAACCTCTGATGCTGTTCACTGCTTTGAGTATAGGTGAAGTAGTATTCGGGCGATCGGCTGGACTTATACAAACTATCCTGCATCCCATCCATCGCCAACACATTGTCCGCTCCCTGTATGCCTACTTGCAACATCATTCCCATCGTTACTTGAGTAGTAGTTTTGCCGGGGCGTTAGCACATCGTATTGGTGAGACTTCTCTCGGCGTTACGCAGACGATGCAAATGTTGATTACGGAGTTTATGTCTGTAATCATTGTTTATATCGTTACAACAATTTTACTATACCGTACTTATCCACCTCTGGCTGCGTTTGTGGGTATATGGGCGGTTCTTTTTATTAGTATTTCCTTCTGGTTGGCTACTCGTTGCCGAATTTACTCGCGTAAAGCCGCAGCCGCCAGAAGTGAGACGACTGGTATCATCGTTGATGCGGTAACGAATCTCAGTAGTAGCCGCTTGTTTGCGCGTCTGGGTTTTGAACGACGTTACCTGAATGAACAGTTAAGGGACGAACTCAAAGAGGTAAGAAAGTCTAACTGGTATTCAGAACGCATTCGTTGGTTTCAGTTCATCTCAGCAGCTATTCTCAAAATTGGTACACTTTATTACTCGCTCTCTCTCTGGAGTCAAGGATTGATTGCTACGGCTGACTTCGTTGTAGCAACTAGCCTATCACTATTAATCATCAGTGAAGCCCGTAACTTAAGCCGACGGTTTATAGAAGTTTTTGAACATATCGGCAATATTGCCAACGGTGTCTATACCATTGTCCAACCCCATGAGTTAATTGATCGAGAAGGTGCGATCGCTCATTCTATCACTCAAGGTAAAATTGAATTTCGGCAAGTCAATTTCAGCTATTCTTCTGAGAAAAACGTCTTTAATAATCTCTCCATCACTATCAAACCAGGGGAACGTGTTGGGCTTGTGGGATTCTCCGGTTCTGGTAAATCTACCTTCGTGAATTTGATTTTACGGATATTTGACCCACAATCAGGGCAAATTCTCATTGATGGGGTCGATATTCAAGATATGACTCAGGATGCCCTACACGCTCAGATTAGCTTGATTCCCCAAGACCCATCTCTGTTCCATCGCACATTGATGGAAAATATTCGTTATGGACGCATAGATGCTACCGATGAGGAAGTAATTAAGGCAGCACGTAAGGCTCATGCCCACGATTTTATTGCCCAAATGAGAGAAGGCTATAACTCTCTGGTGGGTGAACGTGGTGTTAAATTGTCTGGAGGACAAAGACAACGAATTGCGATCGCCCGAGTCATTCTCAAGGATGCACCAATCCTAATTTTGGATGAAGCAACTTCCAGTCTTGATTCCATCACCGAAAAAGCAATTCAAGACACCTTAGATGTTGTCATGGATGGGAAAACCGTGATTGTAGTCGCTCACAGGCTATCAACAATTGCCCATCTAGACCGCATTTTAGTATTCGATCAAGGTCGCATCGTTGAAGATGGTAGTCACGAAAAACTCCTAGCAAGGGGCGGTGCTTACTATAGGTTATGGAAAATGCAAGCCGGGGGATTTTTGCCCGTAGCGGCGGGAGGTGGGGAGTAG